The sequence TTCTAATTTTATCACGAGAACATGAAACATTGCCTTTAGCCGAGCTCAGGGCTATTTTAGATGCTGAAAATATTGACTATGATTTAAAAGAAGTCGAAATGGGGATTGTAAAGCTTAAAACTGATAATGAGGATGCTGCAGATATTATTTCCAAAAGAATTGCATATGGTCATGAAATCTGCAGCTTAATTAAAGATACGGATATAGATAACTTGGAAAATGATATTTTATCAATTGATTGGAAAGAGATTATTGATGAAAACTTTGCCTTGCGGGTTAAAAAGATAGAATCTCCGGAAAACGATTCCCAAATAATGGAAAAAAAATTCGGAGCTTTAATAAAAGCCCAGGCCGGGGAAGAAATTAAGGTAAAACTGGAAAAGCCCCAGACATTTATTAGAGTACTGGTTGTTGGATCACGGGTGCTGATTGGGAAAAGGGAAACAAAAATAGATAAAAAACACTTCTTTAATCTTAAACCCCATAAAAGACCTTTCTTTTATCCGGGATCAATGAGTCCTAAGCTGGCTAGGTGTATGATTAATTTATCCCGGGCAAAAGCCGGAGATTTACTACTGGATCCCTTTTGTGGGACTGGTGGAATTCTCATTGAGGCTGGAATTATAGGAACTCGTATATTAGGCACGGATATTGATGAAAAAATGGTGAAAGGAACTGCCAAAAACCTTGAATATTGCGGGGCCCATGATTTCCACATTTTTCAAGCAGATGCTCGAAAATTGGATCTGGAAGAAAAAGTTAATGCGGTGGTAACTGATCCTCCCTATGGTATTTCTGCTTCAACTGCAGGTGAAGAGAGCAGTACCATTTTCAGGGACTTTTTAAAATCAATCAGTAACAATTTACTGGAAAATGGCCTGATTTGTCTGGCCAGTCCACACTATGTGAGTGTTAATGACCTAATTCAAGGCACGGAGTTTAAAATATTGGAAAGGCATGAAATTAGGATGCACAAAAGTCTGACTCGTGTGATTTCTGTTCTGGGAAGAGCAGAATAAACCATCTTTTTTTATTTATATTTCTTGTATTTTCACAATTTTAAAATATTTACAATCATAATTAAAAATTATGATACCCATTTACTATAATTAAATTCTTAAATAATACTTTAAACCCAATCCATTAATTAATTCCATCATTAAAATATTGTTAAAATATAATAGGATTGAATGCACATATTAAAATGATATAAATTATAAGTGATTAGTTAAATTGTAAATCAGCAAAATCATTAAAATATCTTAATTGCTATTAAAACAGATTTTTATATCATTAAATGACTTTTATACTATGAAATTAAGAAGGGGATATAATTGAAGGTCAATGTACTAGATACAACACTTAGAGATGGGGAACAGACTCCTGGGGTTTCATTAACTCCTGATGAAAAACTAAGAATAGCTTTAAAGCTGGATTCTATGGGAGTTAACATTATTGAGGCCGGTTCGGCTATAACTTCTCCTGGTGAAAAATTAGGAATAAAAAAAATTACCAGTGAGGGCCTTTCCGCAGAAATCTGCAGTTTTGCCCGTGCTGTAAAAGTGGACATTGATGCTGCCCTGGAATGTGACGTGGACAGTGTACATTTGGTAGTTCCTACTTCTGATCTTCATATTGAGCATAAACTCCGGAAAACTCGAGAAGAAGTCCTGGAGCAGGCCATAGAATCTACCCAATATGCGGTGGATCACGGGCTTCTGGTAGAACTTTCTGCAGAGGATTCCACCAGAAGTGACATGGAATTTTTAACTAAAATCTTTGAAGAAGGAATTAAAACAGGTGCAAAGCGAATCTGTGCCTGTGACACGGTGGGAATGCTTACACCTGAGAAATCAATGGAATTTTATGGCCAGTTAAGCAAAATCGGGGCACCTTTAAGTGTCCACTGCCACAATGACTTTGGCCTGGCCGTAGCCAATTCACTATCTGCCCTCAGGGCCGGCGCAACTGAAGTTCATGCTACAATTAATGGTATAGGTGAGCGAGCAGGTAATGCATCCTTAGAAGAGATTGCGGTGGCTTTACACTCATTATATAATGTAAAAACAGATATCAATATTCAGATGCTATATGAAACCTCTCGGATGGTTGCCCGGCTTACTGGTGTTTACCTACAGCCTAATAAGGCCATTGTAGGGGAAAATGCATTTGCTCATGAATCTGGAATACACGCGGATGGTGTAATTAAGAAAGCAGAAACTTATGAACCTATTACTCCAGAACTGGTAGGCCATCAACGTAGATTTGTCATGGGGAAACACATAGGTACTAAACTTCTACAAAAACGTGTGGATGAGCTAGGATTGAAGGTAAATCAAGATCAATTAATGCAAATATTCAATCGGGTTAAATCTTTAGGAGATATGGGTAAATGTGTTACTGATATCGATTTACAGGCCATAACTGAGGACGTTATGGGTATTGTTCAGGAAAAAGTGGTTGATTTAGAAGAAGTTACCATCGTTTCCGGTAATAAAGTAATCCCTACCGCATCAGTTAAGCTTAAAATTAATGATAAGGATATTTTAGAAGCTGGAGTGGGATTGGGGCCTGTGGATGCAGCAATAGTCGCTATAAAGAAAAGTATCTCTGATTTTGCAGATATTGAGCTGGAAGAATACCACGTAGATGCTATCACGGGAGGTACTGATGCGCTTATTGATG is a genomic window of Methanobacteriales archaeon HGW-Methanobacteriales-1 containing:
- a CDS encoding TIGR01177 family methyltransferase; its protein translation is MEIFLILSREHETLPLAELRAILDAENIDYDLKEVEMGIVKLKTDNEDAADIISKRIAYGHEICSLIKDTDIDNLENDILSIDWKEIIDENFALRVKKIESPENDSQIMEKKFGALIKAQAGEEIKVKLEKPQTFIRVLVVGSRVLIGKRETKIDKKHFFNLKPHKRPFFYPGSMSPKLARCMINLSRAKAGDLLLDPFCGTGGILIEAGIIGTRILGTDIDEKMVKGTAKNLEYCGAHDFHIFQADARKLDLEEKVNAVVTDPPYGISASTAGEESSTIFRDFLKSISNNLLENGLICLASPHYVSVNDLIQGTEFKILERHEIRMHKSLTRVISVLGRAE
- a CDS encoding 2-isopropylmalate synthase (catalyzes condensation of pyruvate and acetyl-CoA to form (R)-citramalate; functions in isoleucine synthesis; belongs to the alpha-IPM synthetase/homocitrate synthase family; it is difficult distinguishing these proteins from enzymes in that family); translated protein: MKVNVLDTTLRDGEQTPGVSLTPDEKLRIALKLDSMGVNIIEAGSAITSPGEKLGIKKITSEGLSAEICSFARAVKVDIDAALECDVDSVHLVVPTSDLHIEHKLRKTREEVLEQAIESTQYAVDHGLLVELSAEDSTRSDMEFLTKIFEEGIKTGAKRICACDTVGMLTPEKSMEFYGQLSKIGAPLSVHCHNDFGLAVANSLSALRAGATEVHATINGIGERAGNASLEEIAVALHSLYNVKTDINIQMLYETSRMVARLTGVYLQPNKAIVGENAFAHESGIHADGVIKKAETYEPITPELVGHQRRFVMGKHIGTKLLQKRVDELGLKVNQDQLMQIFNRVKSLGDMGKCVTDIDLQAITEDVMGIVQEKVVDLEEVTIVSGNKVIPTASVKLKINDKDILEAGVGLGPVDAAIVAIKKSISDFADIELEEYHVDAITGGTDALIDVVVKLRHEDKLISARSTHPDIIMASVEAYLSGVNRLLADKKEREALE